GAGGCCGGCCGCCACTTCCTGATGTGGGACGACACGCAGTGGTTTTTCGGGCAAACGGATGCTTTCTTGCAGCAGCATGCCCCCGCTAAGGCCAAAGCAAAAACCGCTGCCCGCTCGAAAAACAGCTAAGTTTCGGGGGCCGGCGGCGCTGCGTCGCTGGCCTCACGCTGCCTCATCAACCTACGCTTCCACAACCGCTTCCGTAGCCATGATTCGCCAAGAAGACTTTGCCGCCCTGCACCTGGAACTGTCAGTAAAAGCCAAAAACGGCCTCGATTTTATTGCCGCTGCTACCCTGCTCTGGGCCGGTATTGCGGTGGTATGGGCGCTGCCGGGCTCGGCCTCGCAACACAGCCTCTACACGTTTATGGCCAGCGGCCTGATGCTGCCCCTGGCGCGGCTGCTCTCGGGCGTGTTCGGCACTACCTGGACGCTCAAGCACAACCCGCTGCAGCCGCTGGGGTTGTGGCTCAACTTCGCGCAGCTGTTCTACTTCCCGTTTCTGGTGTTTGTGTACCTGCGCAACCCCGAGTACTTCATCATGGTCTACGGCATCATCACGGGGGCGCATTTTTTCCCGTACGCCTGGTTTTACCGCACGGCCGCGTTTGCGGTAGCGGCCGGCGTAATTGCCGGGGGTTGCCTCGCCTTGGGCTTGTACCTGGCGCCCACGCAGCTGTACCTGATTCCGGCTTTCATCAGCGGCTCGATGGTGCTGCTGGGCGCCTGGCTGTGGGCCGATTACCGGGCCAAAACCCGCTTGGCCG
The sequence above is drawn from the Hymenobacter sp. YIM 151858-1 genome and encodes:
- a CDS encoding DUF7010 family protein, which gives rise to MIRQEDFAALHLELSVKAKNGLDFIAAATLLWAGIAVVWALPGSASQHSLYTFMASGLMLPLARLLSGVFGTTWTLKHNPLQPLGLWLNFAQLFYFPFLVFVYLRNPEYFIMVYGIITGAHFFPYAWFYRTAAFAVAAGVIAGGCLALGLYLAPTQLYLIPAFISGSMVLLGAWLWADYRAKTRLAAAQPAAFAAVA